One genomic segment of Leptospira kirschneri serovar Cynopteri str. 3522 CT includes these proteins:
- a CDS encoding STAS domain-containing protein yields MKIKVTTKNDVHIIKIEGPIKAGNEFELGQKIEEYISKGDVPKFIIDLKKVPFINSAGLGMFLNIYKHIDGLKGRMVFTNLNSDIENLMEITKLASIFEIYKTLEEALESFEY; encoded by the coding sequence ATGAAAATTAAAGTCACCACTAAAAACGACGTCCACATCATCAAGATTGAAGGGCCGATAAAAGCGGGAAATGAGTTCGAGTTAGGTCAGAAGATAGAAGAATATATTTCCAAAGGTGACGTTCCTAAATTTATCATCGATCTGAAAAAAGTTCCTTTTATCAACTCAGCCGGTTTAGGTATGTTTTTGAATATATACAAACATATAGACGGCTTAAAAGGTAGAATGGTTTTTACCAATTTAAATTCCGATATTGAAAATCTAATGGAGATTACAAAACTTGCGAGCATCTTCGAAATTTATAAGACGCTCGAAGAAGCACTTGAATCCTTCGAATACTAA
- a CDS encoding LIC_11026 family protein — translation MEIFKLHFQKHKKVYFFLLSLFIIYKLVFNRYAGQFLLSKVLQGSIRGTANFTVTQFSLFYGIAFEDLVLKSDSTFEERPVLSIKELELSYNLPLILLGRAKLSKIAIVGLKIDLRQKGGEWNLSKLFPTSSQPSEEEDKSSSPLEEISTILPVSAYLNLELKDIFVHVSSESGLSSYKAGLEGFFLAFELDTVRFRKIPLNVRIFQLIDVIRFRMNPEKTVRIYFEDNSKSLDQPFRLGLELSRKVPGGVFVSQADIGADSIPIKVQNKLLAPFGFGFRYKLGYLEKEDKLKLETLEFKVNEDVWLSGAGEMTGVSSKERNVQFGIQKSLIRLKPLSDFLSTVPGIPKMKLDGELSLAPITISGKDTRLKVEADIGAKDLLISIGGKNHKIPKFKLLADFILHPFTQETPNASKPIPILESLTLKELSVDYNGIQLAATGNILKGSRLDLDLTVQNLNLSDYVKTLNGVLGLKMNVAGIFNSLNVVGAVQLSGFRFPMGRGKSSPIPVNLDLISRIQFSKPFVPDLVRLDSISISTKGLEGKESLKISSVGNLSLEKGFRMNLNSLIIKTELDRLTPTLPFSLRESLVPVRNNLGNQIILTGGMDYSILDGTQSVSGKLLFDLPGIQVRDLRMDLNLKIAKDSSITLSNFDLTAFQSKFRIVTKGVLKKVSEGGELIPDLEGNIQLGSDKPTYLFKGINFEGLFAIRFRLKNSIASGTLISKNSNFGYANEFCPGEDCKLYRIEGLDAEFSFVHDLSVKTTRNLIDGNKEKFIRTYGRIPPSNFTIKQIIGTHPSISGIPFDYVKPKNGQPGLSARIDYSENFLKLEYLKVFTLDGLVNGKDILVNVGGGDPEKMEYSAVVQIKDIDLKQLLPAKRRSKIDDGKIKADLNVSGRNLADPIPNVNLFFSVFQIGQDFAKSAVNIFTPSNIFTDFIYNSYAVDKIEVELSKGLVYAVIGFKRSVLNTIINLENSQISQQRMPLANFLKRARSEVDTYR, via the coding sequence GTGGAAATATTTAAACTTCATTTTCAAAAACATAAAAAAGTTTATTTTTTCCTACTGAGTCTATTTATTATTTACAAACTTGTCTTTAACCGTTATGCGGGACAGTTCTTACTTTCTAAAGTATTGCAGGGTTCTATACGAGGCACCGCTAACTTTACGGTAACTCAATTTTCTCTTTTTTATGGAATTGCGTTTGAAGACTTAGTATTAAAATCGGATTCAACTTTTGAAGAACGTCCGGTTCTTTCCATAAAAGAGTTGGAACTTTCCTACAATCTACCTTTAATTTTATTGGGAAGAGCTAAGTTATCTAAAATCGCTATTGTAGGACTTAAGATAGATCTCAGACAAAAAGGTGGAGAATGGAATCTGTCAAAATTATTTCCTACCTCTTCTCAACCTTCCGAGGAAGAGGACAAGTCATCCTCTCCTTTAGAGGAAATATCTACGATCCTTCCTGTTAGCGCTTATCTCAATTTAGAACTAAAGGATATATTTGTACACGTTTCGTCCGAATCGGGTTTGTCTTCTTACAAAGCAGGATTGGAAGGATTTTTTCTTGCTTTCGAGTTGGATACGGTTCGGTTTCGAAAAATTCCTTTGAATGTTCGAATTTTTCAACTAATCGATGTTATACGATTTAGAATGAATCCTGAAAAAACGGTTCGAATCTATTTTGAAGACAATTCCAAGTCGTTAGATCAGCCTTTTAGACTTGGATTAGAATTATCCCGGAAGGTTCCAGGAGGAGTATTCGTATCCCAAGCGGATATAGGTGCGGATTCAATTCCTATAAAAGTACAAAATAAATTACTCGCTCCTTTTGGTTTTGGTTTCAGATATAAACTAGGTTATTTGGAAAAAGAAGACAAACTCAAACTGGAAACCTTAGAATTCAAGGTAAACGAAGACGTTTGGTTATCTGGTGCGGGAGAAATGACCGGGGTTTCCTCCAAAGAAAGAAACGTTCAATTTGGGATCCAAAAGTCTTTGATCCGTTTAAAACCACTTTCCGATTTTTTATCTACGGTTCCGGGGATTCCTAAGATGAAGTTGGACGGAGAGTTGAGTCTGGCTCCAATTACCATTTCCGGAAAGGACACTCGGTTGAAAGTGGAAGCGGATATTGGAGCAAAGGATCTTTTGATTTCTATCGGTGGGAAAAATCACAAAATTCCTAAGTTCAAACTTTTAGCTGATTTTATACTTCATCCGTTTACTCAAGAAACACCTAACGCTAGTAAACCGATTCCTATACTTGAAAGTCTTACGTTGAAGGAACTGTCGGTAGATTATAATGGAATTCAACTGGCGGCGACCGGAAACATACTGAAAGGTTCCCGGTTGGATTTGGATCTTACGGTTCAAAATCTAAATCTATCAGATTACGTAAAGACTCTAAACGGAGTTTTGGGTTTAAAAATGAATGTGGCTGGAATATTCAATTCTTTGAATGTAGTTGGAGCCGTTCAACTTTCTGGTTTTCGTTTCCCGATGGGAAGAGGAAAATCGTCTCCGATTCCGGTAAATCTGGATCTAATATCCAGAATTCAATTTTCAAAACCGTTTGTTCCGGATTTGGTTCGTTTAGATTCTATTTCTATTTCTACCAAAGGTCTGGAAGGAAAGGAATCTCTTAAAATTTCATCCGTAGGAAATTTGAGTTTGGAAAAAGGATTTAGGATGAATCTAAATTCTTTGATAATCAAAACGGAGTTGGATCGCCTAACGCCTACACTTCCGTTTTCTCTTAGGGAAAGTCTGGTCCCTGTCAGAAATAATTTAGGAAATCAGATCATTTTAACCGGAGGGATGGACTATTCCATTTTGGACGGCACTCAGTCTGTATCCGGTAAACTTCTATTTGATCTACCTGGAATTCAGGTAAGAGATCTTAGAATGGATTTAAATCTGAAGATAGCAAAAGATTCTTCCATTACTCTTTCTAATTTTGATCTTACCGCTTTTCAATCTAAGTTTAGAATCGTGACCAAAGGAGTTTTGAAAAAGGTTTCGGAAGGAGGAGAACTGATTCCCGACTTGGAGGGAAATATACAATTAGGATCGGATAAACCGACGTATCTTTTTAAGGGAATCAATTTCGAAGGGCTTTTTGCAATTCGTTTCCGGCTTAAAAATTCGATTGCAAGTGGAACTTTGATTTCTAAAAACTCTAACTTCGGTTATGCGAACGAGTTTTGTCCTGGAGAAGATTGTAAATTGTATCGGATTGAAGGTTTGGACGCGGAGTTTTCGTTTGTTCACGATCTTTCTGTTAAAACGACCCGCAATCTTATCGATGGAAACAAGGAAAAGTTTATTCGCACTTATGGAAGAATTCCCCCTTCTAACTTTACGATCAAACAAATCATCGGAACCCATCCTTCTATCAGTGGAATCCCTTTCGACTACGTAAAACCTAAAAACGGTCAACCCGGTTTGTCTGCCAGAATCGATTATTCCGAGAACTTTCTTAAATTAGAATATTTGAAAGTGTTTACTTTGGACGGTCTTGTCAACGGAAAAGACATACTCGTAAACGTAGGAGGAGGAGATCCGGAAAAGATGGAGTATAGCGCTGTCGTTCAGATAAAGGACATCGATTTAAAACAACTTCTTCCGGCTAAAAGGAGATCCAAGATAGACGACGGAAAGATCAAGGCGGATTTAAACGTCTCCGGTCGAAATTTGGCGGACCCAATTCCGAATGTAAATCTATTCTTCAGCGTTTTTCAAATAGGTCAGGATTTTGCAAAAAGTGCGGTAAATATTTTTACACCTTCGAATATATTCACCGATTTTATCTATAACAGTTATGCCGTGGACAAGATCGAAGTGGAGTTGTCAAAGGGACTAGTCTACGCGGTTATCGGTTTTAAACGTTCCGTTTTAAACACGATCATCAATTTAGAAAACAGCCAAATTTCTCAACAGAGAATGCCTCTCGCCAATTTTCTTAAAAGAGCAAGGTCCGAAGTGGATACGTATCGATGA
- a CDS encoding PD40 domain-containing protein, with the protein MIRFGICFFSFFFFYHCSVFRAASRIKPLEFNYTSIAVNYFTPENEKPFPLTVQRGNNLYNSTTADGSYLFYTTGQKGNYDIWFRDLKSSITVPVTTHPAPEYKPAISPDGKKLVFVSEQYDSSGDLILLEMNPSLWAEKILQGKRFINSNFIILTNSNYSDAGKRDSYVDTDPFFAPDGRHLVFSTDRLTPGIQNLVVLDTEGKEPMKLLTQKGGASPFWSRDGKSIVYISYQDGVFGDVYLLDLSSGKNERLTKDSYLNFSPSLSEDKRYLYYTSIQNDTNRNSRLDERDNSLIVRKDLETGAVRRLTSGNDSLFDSRFSSFNGGSILFTAAYYNTLNIYFIPASGSVSKEKDIISQYELALKYKEKQSFEDFLLAIDAIEFYFSQDPIYPLIASKALLLKYEEAKNSGRTTIAENAKKEILSSRLNPVYGLAYGLFLSNEKKLTVSIQELRKYYEQIRTVSDTGKNLLASLLEEEGDLVRKSGDFQHSLKVYDEIIIHYPDYYRIRDVYRKSGDLQYKNTHLHRYKIPEPFFSVANDPNARKEDLKLLYERIDEEVVVGKSFSEKINAAEISIESNSLENKSPRLFQYFLYIKSLGLNGKGSFEESNSLLNTFLSKVVTSDPLFLKVHLLKSNNFKGLGEVQKSFDELRIYLEKYDPLLGVDLEEKEIERSFIYFENKARDHDRRGNLQDAAFHYFYNTENMFLVKSRNLFLESLYKEFAVYYQRMMVDAVFKLSGSLSEERKKAVLNQLDVIDIAKVDPLAEEGLVYINQYYKEAVPRARPVLDLATLYGYSYYLINRSVIRETYYNSTKSMTSSKKEEILRDFKQAEYELRWIIFADPRYYEAYQLLGWMYQYVDILKNRKSEEDQPNDEEKYINVYEKYFPEKNFEENIELYSQVLELLGDNFENKKALSDLRLNLGNNYFLLKNYPKANEQYSKVDSLSDYIISKTQFEDYRQKAIFLFNSARSSIYVADYKSAIQKLKAASDIYFRNESKKTIVGKDSAEKLEQYKFKLALLFTLTGLSHMEAGEYFNAVPYYKDALSLNGENGWIDPVNLHNGLALCYQKLGKYKLSELHLTKADKIVADRIGTGWIPKGVKLAFWDYFWDWVWEVALPDGVRISGEGRFPEAISPKFQPLMTSGIRVNNLIASMEIEGAIEEINSRLAYVKSKGLGATLAGSLIGANSLNDLGYLHFKRDEFQTAIDVYEQAEKFETEKGFAAKARTSFKRRLYSYFGHLENTNEDPELELKTLRSAAERLLSSKSDFIKVCLGDVRYQEELIHSETKKCILKFYNSFSDHDPTLALIYYYQGEQFSRMGDVVSAFEFFGRSAGLLENPSLVPKEVVGLADDPYSRKERLSYSISRANLYVRLEDSQKAISALELASETANEFYYIQEWIEALVTQAEIFRKEKNDSKAKEKIDRASALLLSHPHLINEIKYFIIYKLFKIQSELNFQSGKFLDGFKSLDRLHKLKLYRQFIKIPHESEDPNFTENITKLQNLVRKQKFYYSAIQNVLEKKEKSESLLKNYVQLSKDLEKELGTISRTNQDLDGYLGIFIEEPSTTSLLNVNEGYLRIESSEDKIRIYRATSSSEEYLDHTGKLEDVLSRISNSGKIPFVSKKVWFVQLGDHIDFEKIRNFLPKKFSLVFRPSHLKPIREKDRRKARNVAIVEGSPNFKSSLSVKKIAPNQVFSIHLDTDMLVSPFPNINEDNSFGESLSEKKLAVRDLFHNQNEISSALFYEQTKPHLGKISELYEVLSASGIRNVIICNVNDSCGTVFPENVFLGENSGSLFLGSSILRKKDAPVSLENLRLLARENERKNNVREAYTHAFSYRSFLKTEDVFLSGELDVLRLKWKLSPETTMEEIYGDLLQDTKSKTVKDSILFSALLNCYLDKNLSDCSSYSFEDIIDLQKKNLLKTLHLLKSGVSVEPLSLKVSDKTIFSFYDPYLYYKNILKIARINYEPEVGEFAGKLALEFTNDPDEIRTVEEILQGLYAQKYFLQGNALSKNQIRRKEELYLILSGNWKEALRILKEKEAEEDTGKFRERLFQNWRREITGAWFSPYSLYSEVYGNSSKLFESLDAEERSLLYHLILYSVPFQENEELDLLAESLVEYEWNTGAKSRALRMVLGYSQALFSRGELSKSKDWMDKIGSRYKTESKSIFKDKNILNSKLLFHLGKIAEGGEKNEWLLLYESAASKSPNEFIEFLNSTIRSKRGNRFSSKERMELLDWIVYLQKLCFKKNNSEVFFDLVLAKDLLSLTRPVVLNSVPDYKDIPVFVSVSDKLKEKLPVDQEFLAVMDLGLETFYIRFLKGKSKGDLAFKDNRKLRASLFQYLEEAAKGGYEVLLREELENEYRRNVKLAKNKLTYLYLSSYHFRIPLVPRTEDKFYLVNDPQSLVSNPVVSTKEEFNPEYRIQFLENSKLSESWKKSLKELEVFEAGSGKLGSDSKSRLYILQDPLEIVDQVHLSLGGKALSDSYDSPKKGNWIFTSSFLDDEYYDILNYRDSFYWISQNFQSPGVIFIGEQTDTAHVDFLKRFTKRSVAKVPLYIRFQEALDAVKEAYPLDRIWNGYRLYTNSLILEE; encoded by the coding sequence ATGATTCGATTTGGAATCTGCTTCTTTAGTTTTTTCTTTTTTTATCATTGTTCTGTCTTTCGAGCGGCTTCCAGAATTAAACCTTTGGAATTCAATTATACTTCCATCGCCGTAAATTATTTTACTCCTGAAAACGAGAAGCCATTTCCTCTTACTGTGCAAAGGGGAAATAATTTATACAATTCTACCACGGCAGACGGAAGTTATCTTTTTTATACAACTGGTCAAAAGGGGAACTACGATATTTGGTTTAGAGATTTGAAAAGTTCGATTACGGTTCCGGTTACCACTCATCCCGCTCCTGAATATAAACCTGCAATCAGTCCGGACGGAAAAAAGTTGGTTTTCGTGTCAGAACAATACGATTCTTCTGGAGATTTGATTTTACTCGAGATGAATCCTAGTTTGTGGGCGGAAAAAATTCTTCAGGGAAAAAGGTTTATAAATTCAAACTTTATAATATTAACAAATTCTAATTATTCTGATGCCGGTAAAAGGGATTCTTACGTAGATACGGACCCTTTTTTTGCGCCGGATGGACGTCATTTGGTGTTTTCTACTGATCGCCTAACACCGGGAATACAGAATTTAGTCGTTTTGGATACGGAAGGTAAGGAACCAATGAAATTGCTGACTCAAAAAGGGGGAGCTTCTCCGTTTTGGTCCAGAGACGGTAAATCGATCGTTTATATTTCGTATCAGGATGGGGTTTTTGGAGACGTGTATCTTCTGGATCTTTCTTCCGGTAAAAACGAAAGACTCACCAAGGATTCTTACTTAAATTTTTCTCCGTCTCTTTCGGAGGATAAACGGTATTTGTATTATACTTCGATTCAAAACGATACAAATCGAAATAGCCGTTTGGACGAAAGAGACAATAGTCTGATTGTAAGAAAGGATCTGGAAACTGGCGCGGTTCGCAGGTTGACGTCTGGTAACGACTCTTTGTTCGATTCTAGATTTTCTTCGTTTAACGGCGGTTCTATTTTATTTACTGCAGCATATTATAATACTCTAAATATTTATTTTATTCCAGCGTCAGGTTCCGTATCCAAGGAGAAAGACATCATTTCCCAATACGAACTCGCATTGAAATACAAGGAAAAACAGAGTTTTGAGGATTTTCTTTTGGCGATAGACGCGATCGAATTTTATTTTTCGCAAGATCCGATTTATCCTTTGATTGCCTCCAAAGCCCTACTTTTAAAATATGAAGAGGCAAAAAACTCCGGAAGAACTACAATTGCAGAAAACGCAAAAAAAGAAATTTTGTCTTCCCGTTTAAACCCGGTTTATGGATTGGCCTACGGTTTATTTCTTTCCAATGAAAAAAAACTTACCGTTTCCATTCAAGAGTTGAGGAAATACTACGAACAAATTCGAACCGTTTCAGATACCGGAAAAAATTTATTGGCTTCTCTTTTAGAGGAAGAGGGGGATCTGGTTCGAAAATCGGGGGATTTTCAACATTCTTTAAAAGTATATGATGAAATTATAATTCATTATCCGGATTATTATCGGATTCGGGACGTTTATCGAAAGTCGGGAGATCTACAGTATAAAAATACCCATCTACATCGTTATAAAATTCCAGAACCGTTTTTCAGTGTGGCAAACGATCCTAACGCGCGAAAAGAGGACTTAAAACTTTTATACGAACGGATTGATGAGGAAGTGGTTGTTGGAAAAAGTTTTTCGGAAAAAATAAATGCCGCAGAAATTTCGATCGAATCTAATTCCCTTGAAAATAAATCTCCTAGGTTGTTTCAATATTTCTTATATATTAAATCTCTAGGTCTAAACGGAAAAGGTTCTTTCGAAGAAAGTAATTCTTTATTGAATACGTTTTTATCCAAGGTTGTAACAAGTGATCCTCTTTTTTTAAAAGTACATCTTCTAAAATCAAATAATTTTAAAGGACTAGGAGAGGTTCAAAAATCTTTTGATGAACTTAGGATCTACTTAGAAAAATACGATCCTCTTTTAGGCGTAGACTTGGAAGAAAAAGAAATAGAACGTTCTTTTATCTATTTTGAAAACAAAGCTAGGGATCACGATCGAAGAGGAAACCTTCAAGACGCTGCGTTTCATTATTTTTACAATACCGAAAATATGTTTTTAGTAAAAAGCAGAAACCTATTTCTGGAAAGTCTTTATAAGGAATTTGCGGTTTATTATCAAAGGATGATGGTGGACGCGGTATTTAAGTTGTCCGGTTCCTTAAGCGAAGAAAGAAAAAAAGCCGTTTTGAATCAACTAGACGTGATTGATATTGCTAAGGTCGATCCGCTTGCGGAGGAAGGACTTGTTTATATCAATCAATACTATAAAGAGGCCGTTCCTAGGGCCAGACCCGTTTTGGATCTGGCTACGTTATACGGTTATTCGTATTATCTGATCAACCGAAGTGTGATTCGTGAAACGTATTACAATTCTACTAAATCGATGACCTCTTCTAAAAAAGAAGAGATCCTCAGAGATTTTAAACAAGCTGAATATGAATTACGATGGATTATCTTTGCGGACCCGAGATATTACGAGGCTTATCAACTTTTAGGTTGGATGTATCAGTATGTGGATATATTAAAAAATAGGAAATCCGAGGAAGATCAACCCAATGACGAAGAAAAGTATATAAACGTTTATGAAAAATATTTTCCTGAAAAAAACTTCGAAGAAAACATAGAATTATACAGCCAGGTTCTGGAACTTTTAGGAGATAATTTCGAAAATAAAAAAGCCCTTTCCGATCTTAGATTGAATCTTGGAAATAATTATTTTCTACTGAAAAATTATCCTAAAGCGAACGAACAGTATTCCAAAGTAGATTCACTTTCAGATTATATTATTTCCAAAACACAGTTCGAAGATTATCGTCAAAAGGCGATCTTTCTTTTTAACTCTGCTAGGTCTTCCATTTATGTGGCCGATTATAAATCCGCGATTCAAAAATTAAAAGCGGCTTCTGATATCTACTTTAGAAACGAATCTAAAAAAACAATCGTTGGCAAAGATAGCGCGGAAAAACTAGAACAGTATAAATTCAAACTCGCTCTTTTATTCACGTTAACCGGTCTTTCACATATGGAAGCGGGGGAATATTTTAATGCGGTTCCTTATTACAAGGATGCGCTTTCTTTGAACGGAGAAAATGGATGGATCGATCCGGTTAATCTTCACAACGGATTGGCGCTTTGTTACCAAAAATTAGGAAAGTATAAATTATCAGAATTGCATTTAACCAAAGCGGACAAAATCGTCGCTGATAGGATTGGAACTGGTTGGATTCCAAAAGGAGTTAAACTCGCTTTTTGGGATTATTTTTGGGACTGGGTCTGGGAAGTCGCTCTGCCGGATGGAGTTCGTATTTCTGGAGAAGGAAGATTTCCGGAAGCTATTTCTCCTAAGTTTCAACCTTTGATGACCAGTGGAATCCGAGTAAATAATTTAATCGCGTCGATGGAAATAGAAGGAGCTATTGAAGAAATTAATTCCAGGCTTGCTTATGTGAAATCTAAGGGCCTGGGGGCCACGTTAGCCGGTTCTTTGATTGGAGCCAATTCTTTAAACGATTTAGGGTATTTACATTTTAAAAGGGACGAATTTCAAACCGCCATCGATGTTTATGAACAGGCCGAAAAATTTGAAACCGAAAAAGGATTTGCGGCTAAAGCTAGAACTTCTTTTAAAAGAAGACTTTATTCCTACTTTGGTCATTTAGAAAATACAAACGAAGATCCGGAACTTGAATTGAAAACTTTACGTTCCGCCGCGGAACGTCTTCTTTCCTCTAAATCTGATTTTATAAAAGTTTGTTTGGGAGATGTACGGTATCAAGAAGAGTTGATACATTCCGAGACTAAAAAATGTATATTAAAGTTTTATAATTCTTTTTCGGATCACGATCCTACTTTGGCCCTGATCTATTACTATCAGGGGGAACAATTTTCTAGAATGGGGGACGTAGTTTCCGCTTTTGAATTTTTTGGAAGGTCCGCGGGACTTTTGGAAAATCCGTCCTTGGTTCCTAAGGAAGTAGTGGGGCTGGCGGATGATCCGTATTCTCGAAAAGAGAGACTTTCCTATTCGATCAGCAGAGCTAATCTTTACGTTCGATTGGAGGATTCACAAAAAGCGATCTCTGCTTTAGAACTCGCATCCGAAACCGCAAACGAATTTTATTATATTCAAGAATGGATCGAGGCATTGGTGACTCAAGCGGAGATTTTTAGAAAGGAAAAAAACGATTCCAAAGCCAAGGAAAAAATCGACAGGGCTAGTGCTCTTTTATTGTCTCATCCTCATTTAATAAACGAGATTAAGTATTTTATAATATATAAACTTTTTAAAATTCAATCCGAGCTCAACTTTCAATCCGGAAAATTTTTGGACGGATTTAAGAGTTTGGACCGACTCCATAAATTAAAACTCTATCGTCAGTTTATTAAAATTCCGCACGAATCGGAAGATCCAAATTTTACGGAAAACATAACAAAATTACAGAACTTAGTCAGAAAACAGAAATTTTACTATTCGGCGATTCAAAACGTTTTGGAAAAAAAGGAAAAGTCTGAAAGTTTACTTAAAAACTACGTTCAACTTTCTAAGGATTTAGAAAAAGAACTGGGGACTATCAGTCGTACAAACCAGGACTTGGATGGTTATTTGGGAATATTTATCGAGGAACCTTCTACAACTTCTTTGTTAAATGTAAATGAAGGTTATCTTAGAATCGAGTCCTCGGAAGATAAGATAAGAATCTATCGAGCAACCTCGTCCTCGGAAGAATACTTAGATCACACCGGAAAGTTGGAAGACGTTTTGAGTCGGATTTCCAACTCTGGAAAAATTCCTTTTGTTTCCAAAAAAGTTTGGTTTGTTCAGCTCGGAGATCATATAGACTTCGAGAAAATTCGAAACTTTCTTCCGAAAAAATTTTCTTTGGTTTTTAGACCTTCTCATTTGAAACCGATCCGAGAAAAAGACCGGAGAAAGGCGCGTAACGTTGCGATTGTAGAAGGATCACCTAATTTTAAATCTTCTCTTTCTGTAAAAAAGATCGCTCCGAACCAGGTATTTTCTATACATTTAGATACGGATATGCTCGTATCTCCGTTTCCAAATATAAATGAAGATAATTCTTTCGGTGAGAGTTTATCCGAAAAAAAACTTGCGGTTCGGGATCTTTTTCACAATCAAAATGAAATTTCTTCGGCGCTTTTTTACGAACAAACAAAACCGCATCTTGGAAAAATTTCAGAACTGTACGAGGTGCTAAGCGCATCAGGAATTCGTAATGTTATAATTTGTAATGTGAATGACTCTTGTGGCACCGTCTTTCCCGAGAACGTGTTTTTAGGGGAAAATTCTGGAAGTTTATTTTTGGGTTCCAGTATATTAAGAAAAAAAGATGCACCTGTGTCTTTGGAAAATCTGCGTTTGTTGGCGAGGGAAAACGAAAGGAAAAACAACGTAAGAGAGGCATATACACACGCTTTTTCGTATCGGTCCTTTTTAAAAACGGAGGATGTATTTTTGTCCGGGGAATTGGATGTTCTTCGTCTCAAGTGGAAACTTTCTCCGGAAACTACGATGGAAGAAATTTACGGCGATCTTTTACAGGATACAAAGTCGAAAACCGTAAAAGATTCGATTTTATTTTCGGCGCTTTTGAACTGTTATTTAGATAAAAATCTTTCCGATTGTAGTTCTTATTCTTTCGAAGATATAATCGATCTTCAGAAAAAAAATCTTTTAAAAACTTTACATTTATTGAAGAGCGGTGTTTCCGTAGAACCTTTATCTTTAAAAGTTTCCGATAAAACTATTTTTTCTTTTTACGATCCTTATTTATATTATAAGAATATTCTAAAAATTGCAAGAATCAATTACGAGCCAGAAGTGGGTGAATTTGCCGGTAAACTCGCGCTTGAATTTACTAACGATCCGGACGAAATAAGAACTGTGGAAGAAATCCTTCAAGGATTGTACGCTCAAAAATATTTTTTACAAGGAAACGCACTTTCTAAAAATCAGATCCGCAGAAAAGAAGAATTATATTTGATTCTTTCGGGAAACTGGAAGGAAGCACTTAGAATTCTAAAGGAAAAAGAAGCCGAAGAAGACACTGGAAAATTTAGAGAAAGGTTATTCCAAAATTGGAGAAGGGAAATTACGGGAGCTTGGTTTTCTCCATATTCTCTTTATTCGGAGGTTTACGGAAATTCTTCTAAGTTGTTCGAGTCTTTGGATGCGGAAGAAAGAAGTCTTTTGTATCATTTGATTTTATATTCCGTTCCGTTTCAAGAAAACGAAGAATTGGATTTACTCGCCGAATCCTTGGTGGAATACGAGTGGAATACCGGAGCAAAGTCCAGGGCTCTGCGTATGGTACTTGGTTATTCTCAAGCCTTGTTTTCCAGGGGGGAGTTATCTAAAAGTAAGGATTGGATGGATAAAATTGGTTCCCGCTATAAAACGGAGTCCAAAAGTATATTCAAAGATAAGAATATTCTAAATAGTAAATTGTTATTTCATTTGGGTAAGATTGCAGAAGGAGGCGAAAAAAACGAATGGCTTTTGCTCTACGAAAGTGCGGCTTCTAAGTCTCCGAACGAGTTTATCGAATTTCTAAATTCTACGATCAGATCCAAACGTGGAAATCGTTTTAGTTCTAAGGAGAGAATGGAACTTTTGGATTGGATCGTATATTTGCAAAAACTTTGTTTTAAGAAAAACAATTCAGAAGTATTCTTTGATTTAGTTTTGGCAAAAGATCTTTTATCTCTTACTCGACCCGTGGTATTAAATTCCGTTCCCGATTATAAGGACATTCCTGTTTTTGTTTCCGTCTCTGATAAACTCAAAGAAAAACTTCCAGTGGATCAGGAATTTCTTGCCGTGATGGATTTAGGACTTGAGACCTTTTATATCCGTTTTTTAAAAGGAAAATCCAAAGGAGATCTTGCGTTTAAGGATAATCGTAAACTCAGGGCATCTTTGTTTCAATATTTAGAAGAGGCGGCGAAAGGTGGTTACGAGGTTCTACTTAGAGAAGAACTTGAAAACGAATATAGAAGAAACGTTAAACTTGCAAAAAATAAACTTACTTATCTTTATCTGAGTTCGTATCATTTTAGGATTCCTTTGGTTCCAAGAACCGAAGATAAATTTTATCTGGTAAATGATCCTCAGTCTTTAGTTTCCAATCCAGTCGTTTCCACAAAGGAAGAATTTAATCCGGAGTATCGAATTCAATTTTTAGAAAATTCTAAACTTTCAGAAAGTTGGAAGAAGTCTCTAAAAGAACTCGAGGTTTTTGAGGCGGGTTCCGGTAAGTTAGGTTCCGATTCTAAAAGTCGTCTTTATATTTTACAGGACCCTTTAGAAATCGTTGATCAGGTACATTTAAGTTTAGGCGGAAAGGCGCTCTCTGATTCTTATGACTCTCCGAAAAAAGGGAATTGGATTTTTACCTCTTCTTTTTTAGATGATGAATATTATGATATTCTAAATTATAGGGACTCTTTTTATTGGATCTCTCAGAATTTTCAAAGTCCTGGTGTGATTTTTATTGGAGAGCAGACAGATACGGCCCACGTTGACTTTTTGAAACGTTTTACAAAACGGAGCGTGGCCAAGGTTCCTCTTTATATCCGTTTTCAAGAGGCATTAGACGCAGTTAAAGAAGCATATCCTTTGGATCGGATTTGGAACGGTTATAGGCTTTATACGAATAGTCTTATATTAGAGGAATAA